From the genome of Gemmatimonas phototrophica, one region includes:
- a CDS encoding DUF3341 domain-containing protein: MQGVLGVFHHLDSTVSAIEELKKKKLGDVTVFSPTIRHELDDAIAGPNSVVRRFTLIGGLLGVSFGYWIAIWSSNYWPLVTGGKAIASWIPYTIIGFEVMVLVGALSTVAGMFINSRVPRLTATVGYDDRFSAGHFGVFIACDATKASAAEDLLRHAGAEEVRREA; the protein is encoded by the coding sequence ATGCAGGGCGTACTTGGCGTCTTTCACCACCTCGATTCGACCGTCTCGGCCATCGAGGAGCTGAAGAAGAAGAAGCTGGGCGATGTCACGGTGTTCTCACCGACCATTCGCCATGAGCTCGACGACGCAATTGCCGGTCCGAACAGCGTGGTGCGTCGCTTCACGCTCATCGGCGGTCTGCTTGGCGTCAGCTTCGGCTACTGGATCGCGATCTGGTCATCCAACTACTGGCCGCTCGTCACGGGCGGCAAGGCCATCGCGTCCTGGATTCCGTATACCATTATCGGCTTCGAAGTGATGGTGCTCGTGGGCGCCCTCTCGACGGTGGCTGGTATGTTCATCAACTCGCGCGTGCCCCGTCTGACCGCGACGGTTGGCTACGACGACCGATTCTCCGCTGGTCACTTCGGTGTCTTCATTGCGTGTGACGCCACCAAGGCGTCGGCGGCTGAAGACCTTCTGCGTCATGCTGGCGCGGAGGAGGTGCGGCGTGAAGCCTGA
- a CDS encoding flotillin family protein has product MNELLDGQFGTALFSLGGVAFVVVMLFLLVATVKQLLIIVPPNMVAVITGRRRALTDGTSVGYRVVRGGRTIRIPILEQAQWMTLNTIPLTISVRNAIARGGIPIDVQAVANVKIASMPEEVFNNAVERILGSEKQVADLAQETLAANLRGVLSTLTPEEANEDRVKFETELMKEVTRDLQKLGLQLDMLKIQNISDDAGYLRAYGRIRTAEVLRDAQIAEARTKAETEREQARATQEADVARAQSQMMVAAAQNELRVKQAELDRQAQIAERTARAAADEAQARAEKAVEEARVEVTRVRLQVEQVEPARARAEAARAEAEAAAAPVIAQGEAQAKALRAVQEQMMAAGDRGLSLLYLQQLPDMIDRLASAASDIKIDRLVVLDGGDGQGAANATQQRLGAMMRLLEAASAQYGIDPDSLLQGLSGRIAGKASADLSESA; this is encoded by the coding sequence ATGAACGAATTGCTCGATGGACAGTTTGGGACAGCGCTCTTTTCGCTGGGGGGCGTCGCCTTTGTGGTGGTCATGCTGTTCTTGCTGGTCGCGACCGTCAAGCAACTGCTGATCATCGTCCCGCCCAACATGGTGGCGGTCATTACCGGTCGCCGGCGGGCGCTCACTGATGGAACGTCGGTGGGATATCGGGTGGTGCGCGGTGGGCGCACCATTCGCATTCCTATCCTGGAACAAGCGCAGTGGATGACGCTCAACACCATTCCGCTCACCATCAGTGTGCGGAACGCCATCGCGCGCGGAGGCATTCCCATTGATGTGCAGGCGGTTGCGAACGTCAAAATCGCATCCATGCCGGAAGAGGTGTTCAATAACGCCGTGGAACGCATTCTTGGCAGCGAGAAGCAGGTGGCCGATCTGGCACAGGAAACGCTTGCCGCCAATTTGCGCGGCGTGCTTTCCACGCTCACACCGGAAGAAGCCAACGAAGATCGCGTGAAGTTCGAGACGGAACTGATGAAGGAGGTCACGCGCGATCTGCAGAAGCTTGGCCTGCAGCTCGACATGCTCAAGATCCAGAACATCAGCGATGACGCCGGTTACCTTCGCGCGTACGGTCGTATTCGCACCGCCGAAGTGCTGCGCGATGCGCAGATTGCCGAAGCGCGCACCAAAGCGGAAACGGAGCGCGAACAGGCGCGCGCCACGCAGGAAGCCGATGTGGCCCGTGCCCAGTCGCAAATGATGGTGGCGGCGGCGCAGAACGAACTGCGAGTCAAGCAGGCCGAACTCGATCGACAGGCGCAGATCGCTGAACGAACCGCGCGGGCCGCTGCCGACGAGGCACAGGCACGAGCCGAAAAGGCGGTGGAAGAGGCGCGCGTTGAGGTCACACGTGTCCGTCTGCAAGTGGAACAGGTGGAGCCGGCGCGCGCGCGCGCCGAAGCCGCGCGAGCCGAAGCCGAAGCGGCGGCGGCACCGGTCATTGCGCAAGGTGAAGCACAGGCAAAGGCCTTGCGGGCGGTGCAGGAACAGATGATGGCCGCCGGCGATCGTGGCTTGTCGTTGCTGTATCTGCAGCAGCTCCCCGACATGATCGATCGCCTGGCGAGTGCGGCGAGCGACATCAAGATCGATCGGTTGGTCGTGCTCGACGGTGGAGACGGGCAGGGGGCCGCCAATGCCACGCAGCAGCGACTCGGCGCCATGATGCGCCTGCTCGAAGCCGCCAGTGCGCAATACGGTATAGATCCCGATTCACTCCTGCAGGGATTGAGTGGGCGTATTGCAGGCAAGGCCTCCGCTGACCTCAGCGAATCTGCCTGA
- a CDS encoding c-type cytochrome encodes MPSALSRALRASVAVVLPISLGACSWFTDFKNQPRIEPWESMSQNEADSLSPPRGQPQFSVPVQGTVVAAWQIGYQPLPQVIDSFTPIPNPTPTSEASVANGRTNYQINCAVCHGLAGDGNGGLKKVNPAYGYSPSLLTESAKGRSDGYIYGMLRNGRGIMPNYNRIEEKDRWDVINYVRELQKGTADTTLIGYPGQNGTTVPGPSQTAPTRPAPFLKPTQLPTPGSPNINSATYKGKNDNDTMRQLHLGAPGAAKEKH; translated from the coding sequence ATGCCTTCTGCACTGTCGCGGGCGCTTCGCGCCTCGGTGGCCGTGGTGCTCCCGATTTCGCTCGGGGCATGCTCCTGGTTCACCGACTTCAAGAACCAGCCGCGCATTGAGCCGTGGGAATCGATGTCGCAGAACGAAGCGGATTCGCTGTCTCCGCCGCGTGGCCAGCCGCAGTTCTCGGTGCCGGTACAAGGCACGGTGGTGGCGGCGTGGCAGATCGGCTACCAGCCGCTGCCGCAGGTGATCGATTCGTTTACGCCCATCCCCAATCCGACGCCAACGTCTGAAGCGTCCGTCGCGAATGGCCGGACGAATTATCAGATCAACTGCGCCGTGTGCCACGGACTCGCCGGCGACGGCAATGGTGGACTCAAGAAGGTGAACCCGGCGTACGGCTACAGCCCGAGCCTGCTCACCGAGTCGGCCAAGGGGCGTTCGGACGGCTACATCTACGGCATGCTGCGCAACGGTCGTGGCATCATGCCGAACTACAATCGTATCGAAGAGAAGGACCGCTGGGACGTGATCAACTATGTTCGCGAACTCCAGAAGGGGACCGCTGACACCACGCTTATCGGTTACCCCGGTCAGAACGGCACCACCGTGCCGGGTCCGTCGCAGACGGCCCCCACGCGCCCGGCGCCATTCCTCAAGCCCACGCAGCTGCCCACGCCCGGTTCGCCGAACATCAATTCGGCAACCTATAAGGGCAAGAACGACAACGACACCATGCGCCAGTTGCACCTCGGCGCTCCTGGTGCCGCCAAGGAGAAGCACTAG
- a CDS encoding PEP-CTERM sorting domain-containing protein (PEP-CTERM proteins occur, often in large numbers, in the proteomes of bacteria that also encode an exosortase, a predicted intramembrane cysteine proteinase. The presence of a PEP-CTERM domain at a protein's C-terminus predicts cleavage within the sorting domain, followed by covalent anchoring to some some component of the (usually Gram-negative) cell surface. Many PEP-CTERM proteins exhibit an unusual sequence composition that includes large numbers of potential glycosylation sites. Expression of one such protein has been shown restore the ability of a bacterium to form floc, a type of biofilm.): MQPPSATPLDPAAFLLEGLSGRFVQGSSQITLVGDLLFYTEGFDGGFSFESPVGTFILDTFGEQMFTGTIFSPRLIEGEFSLENFPDFPATLAVQGNVALTAVPEPSSLLLVVAGGVLLFGMARHRRV; this comes from the coding sequence GTGCAGCCACCTTCCGCCACCCCTTTGGATCCAGCAGCGTTTCTTCTGGAAGGGCTCAGTGGTCGCTTTGTGCAGGGGAGTTCGCAGATCACTCTGGTCGGTGATCTGCTCTTCTATACAGAAGGCTTTGATGGCGGGTTTTCCTTCGAATCACCCGTAGGCACGTTCATCCTGGATACATTCGGCGAGCAAATGTTTACCGGAACGATTTTCTCGCCACGGCTGATCGAAGGAGAATTTTCCTTGGAAAATTTCCCCGACTTCCCAGCGACGCTCGCGGTGCAGGGAAACGTCGCACTCACCGCAGTTCCGGAACCGTCATCTCTGCTACTGGTGGTGGCCGGTGGGGTTCTGCTGTTCGGAATGGCCAGGCACCGACGCGTCTGA
- the ppsA gene encoding phosphoenolpyruvate synthase, protein MTQHTLAGWFDEFTRDDVSRVGGKNASLGELRQHLKTLGVNVPDGFALTTDAYRQFVAYNGIEAVLARELPHATTRLAEVGERIRAAFAAGTLPPALTETLTTYYRDLGQRIGHRNPPVAVRSSATAEDLPDASFAGQQESYLNITGEAELLSTVPRCFASLYTNRAIAYREHHGMAHATVALSVGIQQMVRSDVGAAGVAFTLDTETGFRSLVMITGAWGLGENVVKGTVNPDEWRVFTPLLNDDTLRPILDHSIGLKQIRMILGVDQKPLNIETSMSERARPCLNDDEVLQLARWCARIAQHYARPMDIEWAKDGLTGTLHIVQARPETVQSQGVVSAISTFSLEGSGTVLVSGVAVGQRIASGKVFVLESMRDAGRFEDGGILVARQTDPDWVPVMKRAAAIVTDTGGRTSHAAIVSRELGIAAIVGAGNATSVLGGHTVTVSCAEGHIGRVYEGVLPFREEHLDYSGLPATKTAIMLNVADPAMAMRWWRLPVGGIGLARIEFVIEHMAKAHPMALLHPERLSVEDQSAIATLTELHDTPAEFFVDRLSSGVAMIAASQWPDPVIVRFSDFKTNEYAGLLGGRVFEPHEENPMIGFRGASRYYDDRYREGFGLECQAIRRVREQMGLRNVIVMIPFCRTLEEADKVLAEMAQHGLVRGHEDLQVYVMAEIPSNVVLAREFGTRFDGFSIGSNDLTQLTLGVDRDNALLATLFDERNPAVLRLIEQLIADAHAVGCKVGICGQAPSDHPDFAEFLVRAGIDSISLNPDSVVPVVQRVATLEQLRSA, encoded by the coding sequence ATGACGCAGCATACACTGGCTGGTTGGTTCGATGAGTTCACCCGTGATGACGTGTCCCGCGTTGGCGGGAAGAATGCGTCACTCGGTGAATTGCGGCAGCATCTGAAGACGCTGGGTGTGAACGTGCCCGACGGATTTGCCCTGACCACGGACGCCTATCGCCAGTTCGTGGCCTACAATGGGATTGAGGCCGTGCTGGCGCGGGAGCTTCCCCATGCCACGACCCGTCTGGCAGAAGTGGGAGAACGCATTCGTGCCGCGTTTGCTGCGGGTACGCTTCCGCCGGCGCTCACCGAAACGCTCACCACGTATTACCGCGACCTCGGCCAGCGCATTGGCCACCGCAATCCGCCGGTGGCGGTGCGGAGCTCCGCGACGGCTGAGGATCTGCCAGACGCGAGCTTCGCCGGCCAGCAGGAATCGTATCTCAACATCACGGGCGAGGCCGAATTACTATCTACGGTCCCGCGATGTTTTGCGTCGTTGTACACCAATCGAGCGATTGCCTATCGGGAACACCACGGCATGGCGCATGCTACCGTGGCCTTATCTGTTGGGATACAACAGATGGTACGCAGTGATGTTGGCGCCGCCGGCGTGGCCTTCACACTCGATACGGAAACGGGGTTTCGATCGCTGGTCATGATCACCGGGGCCTGGGGGCTGGGCGAGAATGTCGTGAAAGGCACCGTGAATCCCGATGAGTGGCGCGTCTTCACCCCACTACTCAACGACGACACCTTACGCCCCATCCTCGATCACAGCATTGGACTGAAGCAGATCAGGATGATACTGGGCGTGGACCAGAAACCGCTGAACATCGAGACGTCGATGAGCGAGCGAGCCCGCCCCTGTTTGAACGATGACGAGGTGTTGCAACTGGCCCGATGGTGTGCGCGAATCGCACAGCATTATGCGCGCCCGATGGATATCGAATGGGCCAAGGATGGTCTCACCGGTACATTGCACATCGTGCAGGCGCGCCCGGAGACCGTGCAATCGCAAGGAGTCGTTTCGGCAATCAGCACGTTTTCGCTGGAAGGTTCGGGAACGGTACTGGTGTCAGGTGTTGCAGTGGGCCAGCGCATCGCGAGCGGCAAGGTCTTTGTACTGGAGAGCATGCGTGACGCTGGCCGCTTCGAGGATGGAGGCATCCTGGTGGCACGCCAGACCGACCCTGATTGGGTTCCGGTCATGAAGCGCGCCGCGGCCATCGTGACGGACACCGGGGGACGGACCAGTCACGCCGCCATTGTGAGCCGCGAGCTGGGCATCGCAGCGATCGTTGGTGCCGGGAATGCCACGTCGGTGCTGGGTGGCCATACGGTGACAGTGAGTTGTGCCGAAGGCCACATTGGTCGCGTGTACGAAGGCGTGCTTCCATTCCGGGAGGAGCACCTGGACTATTCCGGGCTGCCCGCAACGAAAACGGCCATCATGTTGAATGTGGCGGATCCCGCCATGGCCATGCGGTGGTGGCGTCTACCGGTTGGCGGCATCGGCCTTGCCCGGATTGAGTTCGTCATTGAACACATGGCCAAAGCGCACCCCATGGCTCTCTTGCACCCGGAGCGGCTATCGGTCGAGGATCAGTCGGCGATTGCGACGTTGACCGAACTTCATGACACCCCCGCGGAATTCTTCGTGGATCGGCTGTCCAGTGGCGTGGCGATGATTGCGGCATCCCAGTGGCCCGATCCGGTCATCGTGAGATTCAGCGATTTCAAGACCAATGAGTACGCCGGACTTCTTGGTGGACGGGTCTTTGAGCCGCATGAGGAGAACCCCATGATCGGATTCCGCGGCGCATCTCGTTACTACGATGATCGCTATCGCGAAGGGTTCGGTCTGGAATGCCAAGCCATTCGGAGAGTGCGTGAACAGATGGGGCTGCGCAATGTGATCGTGATGATTCCTTTTTGTCGTACGCTCGAGGAAGCCGACAAGGTATTGGCCGAGATGGCGCAGCACGGCCTCGTACGTGGCCATGAAGATTTGCAGGTGTATGTGATGGCAGAAATCCCGAGTAACGTGGTGCTGGCCCGTGAGTTTGGCACCCGGTTCGACGGCTTCAGCATTGGCAGCAACGATCTGACACAACTCACGCTGGGCGTGGATCGGGACAACGCCCTGTTGGCTACGTTGTTTGACGAGCGCAATCCAGCCGTGCTGCGTTTGATTGAACAGCTCATTGCCGATGCCCACGCCGTTGGCTGCAAAGTCGGGATCTGTGGACAGGCACCGAGTGATCACCCCGACTTTGCGGAGTTCCTGGTGCGAGCGGGCATCGATTCCATATCGCTCAATCCGGACAGTGTGGTGCCGGTAGTCCAGCGCGTTGCCACATTGGAACAATTGCGCAGTGCATGA